Sequence from the Lysobacter solisilvae genome:
CCGGCACCGGGCTGGCGGCCAGCGTGCGGGCCGCTTCGAAGAAGGTTTCCCACGCGGCCATCAGGGCATCGCGATCCTCGCCCAGGCTCAGCAGGTGGGGGACGTCCAGCCCGGCGGAGAACACCTTCGGGTTGCCCGACAGCACCAGGCCGCGGGCGCCGTCGGCCAGGGCGCGGCCGATCGCGTCGGTCAGTGCGCGGCACAGCGCCGGATCCAGGGCATTGACCGGCGCGCGCGCCATCTGCAGTTCGACGATGTCGCCATCGTGGCGAAGGAGTTCGATGGACATGGGCGCGGATGCCGGCTGGGGGAGAACCGATATCATAGGGGCATGAAGATCCTGCGCACCCTCGCCCTGGTCCTGTGCACGCTGCTGGCGCTGCCCGCCTGCGCACGCGACTGCGCACCGCAGGTGCGCGAAGGCTGGGTGCGGCTGATGCCCGTGGCGATGCCGATGATGGCCGGCTTCGGCCGCATCGATAACCCCTGCGCGACGCCGGTCACCATCGTCGGCGTGAGCAGCCCGTCCTTCGGCGAGGTGTCGCTGCACGAGACGCGCATCGTCGGCGGCGTGAGCCGCATGCGCGCGGTGCCGGAACTGCGGATCGCGCCGCAGGGATCGGCCGTGCTCAAGCCCGGCGGACTGCACCTGATGCTGATGAGCCCCGGCGCTCCCTTGAAAGAAGGCAGCCGCGTGGCGGTCGAGTTCCGGCTGAAGGACGGCGGCGTGCTGCGCGGGGAACTGGAAGCGCGCCGGCCGGCGGACTAGCCGGCGGGCCGTTCCATCGCCGCGCGCACCGCGTCCGGCAGGGGGATCGGACGCTGGTTCTCGCGGCCGATCCAGACCACGACGACGTGGCCATCGCAGTACAGCGTGGCGCCGTCGGCCGACACGATGCGATGGCCGATGGTGACGCTGCTGCCGCCGATGCGGTCGGTGAACAGTTCGACCACGACGTCCGACGGATACGGGATCGGCAGCCGGTAATTGAGCTGCACCGCCGCCAGCAGCGGCGCCATCGCGTCGTTCACCCATTCGCCATCCCAGCTGGCGAACCAGCGGATGCGCGCTTCCTCCAGGTAGGTGAGGAAGTTGGAATTGTTGACGTGGTTGAAGGCGTCCAGGTCGCGCCAGCGCAGGGCGACCGGCATGCGGAACAGCGCAGGCCGGCCCTGCGGCGCCAGTGCCGGCGCGCTCATGCGGCCGACCTCTTGGATGGCTTGGCCTTGGCCTTGGCAGGTGCCGACGTCGCGGGCTTGCCCTTGGCCGGTGCCGGCGCAGCGGCCCTCGCCTTGGGCTTGTCCTTGGCCGCGCCGGGCGTGATGCCCAGCAGCGGCGCCAGGAAGCGGCCGGTATGCGAATGCGGCAGCGCGGCGATGGTCTCGGGCGTGCCCGTGGCCAGGATGGTGCCGCCGCGGTGGCCGCCTTCCGGGCCCAGGTCGATCACCCAGTCCGCGGTCTTGATCACGTCCAGGTTGTGCTCGATCACCACCACGGTGTTGCCGTCGTCGCGCAGGCGGTGCAGCACCGCGAGCAGGTGCTCGATGTCGTGGAAGTGCAGGCCGGTGGTGGGCTCGTCGAGGATGTAGAGCGTGCGGCCGGTGTCGCGACGCGACAGCTCCTTGGACAGCTTCACGCGCTGCGCCTCGCCGCCGGACAGCGTGGTCGCGCTCTGGCCCAGCTTGATGTAGCTCAGGCCCACGTCCATCAGCGTTTCGAGCTTGCGCGAGATCGACGGGATCGCCTCGAACAGGTTCAGCGCATCCTCGACGGTCATCTCGAGCACGTCGTTGATGTTGTAGCCCTTGTAGAGGATCTCCAGCGTCTCGCGGTTGTAGCGCTTGCCGTGGCAGACGTCGCAGGGGACGTAGACGTCGGGCAGGAAGTGCATCTCCACCTTGATCAGGCCGTCGCCCTGGCAGGCCTCGCAGCGGCCGCCACGCACGTTGAAGCTGAAGCGTCCGGGCGAGTAGCCGCGGGCGCGCGATTCGGGCACCTGCGCGAACATTTCCCGCAGCGGCGTGAACAGGCCGGTGTACGTGGCCGGGTTCGAGCGCGGCGTGCGCCCGATCGGCGACTGGTCGATGTCGACGACCTTGTCCCACAGGTCCAGGTTCTCGTGCGAGCGGTGCGGCGCCGGCGTGTGCGAGGCGCCGTTGAGCTCGTTGGCGGCCAGGGCGAACAGCGTGTCGTTGATCAGCGTCGACTTGCCCGAACCGGAAACGCCGGTGATGCAGGTGAACAGGCTGGCCGGGATGGCCAGGTCCACGTCCTTGAGGTTGTTGCCGGTGGCGCCATGCAGGTGGAAGGTCGTCTTCGGGTCGGGCTTGTGCCGCTTGGACGGGATCTCGATCCGCTTCTTGCCGCTCAGGTACTGGCCGGTCAGCGAGCGCGGCCCCTTCAGGATGTCGGCCAGCTGCCCCTGCGCCACGATCTCGCCGCCGTGCACGCCCGCGCCGGGCCCGATGTCGACCACGTAGTCGGCCAGGCGGATCGCGTCCTCGTCGTGTTCGACCACGATCACCGTGTTGCCCAGGTCGCGCAGGCGCGTGAGCGTGCCCAGCAGGCGTTCGTTGTCGCGCTGGTGCAGGCCGATCGACGGCTCGTCGAGCACGTACATCACGCCCACCAGGCCGGCGCCGATCTGCGAGGCCAGCCGGATCCGCTGGGCCTCGCCGCCGGAGAGCGAATCGGCCTTGCGCTCCAGGGTGAGGTAATCCAGGCCGACGTCGACCAGGAAACGCAGGCGGTCGGTGATCTCCTTGACGATCTTGACCGCGATCTCGCCGCGCCAGCCGGGCAGGTTGAGCGACTTGAAGAACGACAGCGCCTCGTCGATGGGCAGCACGACCAGCTGCGGCAGCGGACGCTCGGCGACGAAGACATTGCGCGCGGCGCGGTTCAGGCGCGCGCCGCCGCACTCGGTGCAGGCGCGCTCGCTGATGTACTTGGCCAGTTCCTCGCGCACCGCGGCCGATTCGGTTTCCTTGTAGCGCCGCTCCAGGTTGGGGACGATGCCCTCGAACCGGTGCTTGCGCTGGTGCCGGCTGCCGCTTTCGCTGGTGTAGGTGAAGTTGATCAGCTCGTCGCCGCTGCCGAACAGCACGGCGTCGCGCTGGGCCTGCGTCAGCGACTGCCAGTGCGTGTCGACGCTGAAGCGGTAGTGCTTGGCCAGAGACTGGATCAGCGCGAAGTAGTACGCGTTGCGACGGTCCCAGCCGCGCACGGCGCCGGCGGACAGCGACAGCTCCGGATGGATGACGACGCGCCCCGGATCGAAGAACTGCGCCACGCCCAGCCCGTCGCAGGTCGGGCACGCGCCAACGGGCGAGTTGAAGGAGAACAGGCGCGGCTCCAGCTCCGGCAGCGAGTAGTCGCAGACCGGGCAGCTGTACTTGGAGGAGAACAGCTGCGGATCGGCCTCGGGCTTGTCCAGGCTGTAGACCGCGGCCATGCCGTCGCCCAGCTTGAGCGCCGTCTCGAAGGATTCGGCCAGCCGCTGCTTGAGGTCCTCGCGCGGCTTGAAGCGGTCGATCACCGCCTCGATGGTGTGTTTGACCCGCAGGGCAAGCGGCGGCACGGCATCGATCTCGTGCAGCGTGCCGTCCACGCGGACTCGCACGTAACCCTGCGCGCGCAGCTGCTCGAAGATCTGGGCGTGTTCGCCCTTGCGCTCCCGCACGACCGGGGCCAGCAGCATGTAGCGCTGCTCGGGGTCGAGCGCCAGCACCTGGTCGACCATCTGGCTGACCGTCTGGGCCTCGAGCGGGTAGTGGTGGTCCGGACAGCGCGGCGTGCCCACCCGCGCATACAGCAGGCGCAGGTAGTCGTAGATCTCGGTGATCGTGCCGACCGTGGAGCGCGGGTTGTGCGAGGTGGCCTTCTGCTCGATGGCGATGGCCGGGGACAGGCCCTCGATGTGGTCGACGTCGGGCTTCTCCATCACGCTCAGGAACTGGCGCGCGTAGGCCGACAGCGACTCCACGTAGCGGCGCTGCCCCTCGGCGTAGATGGTGTCGAAGGCCAGCGAGGACTTGCCCGAGCCCGACAGGCCGGTGATGACGATCAACTTCTCGCGCGGGAGGTCGAGGTCGATGTTCTTGAGGTTGTGCGTCCGCGCACCGCGGATGCGGATGAAATCCAGCGCCATGAGTCTTTGGGAATCCGGGGGCGAACAGGGGAGCCTAGCGAGCCTGGGAAATTGGGGCAAATGGCTGCAACACCAGTTTCAGGTTGGCCGTTCGCAGGGATTGCGATTGCGAGGCGGGCAACGGTTCAGCCGGGCGGTGAATGGCGGCTTGCCCGGCGGGCAGCGCGGTTGGTGGCTGGCTGGGCAGTAGGGCGGGCGGCGCCGGATCGTCTGGGTTGAATCGTCTGGGTTGAATCGCCTGGGTCGAATCGCCTGGGTTGATGAGGGTCGTCGGTCCGGCTGAGGGGCGCGTGGGTCGTGCCGGGGGGCGCGTGCTTCGCGCGGAGGGTCGTGTGGGGTTGGCTGAGGGTCGCCTGGGTCGCGCCGGGGGGCGCCTGGGTCGCGCCGGGGGGCGCCTGGGTCGCGCCGGGGGGCGCGTGGGTCGGGCTGAGGGACGCCCGGGTCTGGCTGAAGGTCTCCCGGGTCGGGCTGAAGGTCGCCCGGGTCGGGCTAAGGGTCGCTTGGGTGGGGCTAAGGCTCGCGTGGGTGGGGCTAAGGCTCGCGTGGGTGGGGCTAAGGCTCGCGTGGGTGGGGCTAAGGCTCGCGTGGGTGGGGCTAAGGCTCGCGTGGGTCGGGCTGAAGGGCGCCCTGGGTCGGGCTGAAGGGCGCCCGGGTCGGGCCAAGGGGCGAGTGGGTGGGGCGAGGTGACCCCCGGAGGGTGATAGCCGGGTCAGGGCCCGAGACGGGTCGGCAGGGCCGATCGCCCGCATTCCGCCCATCCTGGCCCCGGGTCAGGGGTGGTTGACCCTAACTTGCTGAAACCTATAGAATTCCGCTTCTGTTCGCCCACGAGGGTGCGACAGGCGACCAAAATAACTACAGAGGAATCTGGTCATGTACGCAGTTGTACTCACCGGCGGTAAGCAATACCGCGTGATGAAAGGCGAGACGCTCCGCGTCGAGCTGCTCGATGTCGAAGCCGGCAGCGAGCTCAAGCTGGACAACGTGCTGATGCTCGGCGATGGCGAGTCCATCAAGATCGGCGACGCCCTCAAGGGCGCTTCGGTCACCGCCAAGGTCATCGGCCACGGCCGCGCCGACAAGGTGCGCATCGTCAAGTTCCGCCGCCGCAAGCACCATCGCAAGCAGATGGGCCACCGGCAGCATTACACCGAAATCGAAATCACCGGCATTGCCGGCTAAGCAGGAGAAGCAGCCATGGCACACAAAAAGGGCGTAGGTTCCTCGCGCAACGGCCGCGACTCCAACCCGAAGTACCTGGGCGTCAAGATCTACGGCGGCCAGGCCATCGAGGCCGGCAACATCATCGTGCGTCAGCGCGGTACCAACTTCCACCCGGGCATGGGCGTCGGCCTGGGCCGCGACCACACGCTGTTCGCGCTGGTCGATGGCAAGGTCGAGTTCTCGACCAAGGGTCCGAAGAAGCGCCGCACTGTCAGCGTCGTCGCCGCGTAAGCGCGACGATGGTTGCGAAGGGCCCCGCTTCGGCGGGGTTTTTCGTTTCTGAGCGCTTGCCGGTGCGCTCGCAGATCCATCCCCGGGTTCCTGCCTTGCACGGCCCGGAGCGTAGACTCGGCGCAGCCTCCGCCGCGGCCGGTCCGCAACGTTTCCACCACGCATCTGCTGTTCCACTTTTCCCTGGTCCCCTGATCCCATGAAACTCGTCGACGAAGCCGAAATCCAGGTCACCGCAGGCGATGGCGGCAATGGCTGCATCGGCTTCCGCCGCGAGAAGTTCATCCCGCTGGGCGGGCCGGATGGCGGCGACGGTGGCGAAGGCGGCAGCGTCTGGCTGCTGGCCGATGAAAATCTCAACACGCTGGTCGACTTCCGCCACCAGAAGACCTTCCGCGCCCGCCGCGGCGAGAACGGCATGGGTCGGCAGATGTACGGCAAGGCCGGCGACGACCTGACCATCACCGTCCCCGTCGGCACCGTGGTGACCAACGTGGAAACCGACGAGGTCATCGGCGACCTCACCCAGCACGGCGATCGCCTGCTGGTGGCCAAGGGCGGCAAGGGCGGCCTGGGCAACATGCATTTCAAGAGTTCGATCAACCGCTCGCCGCGCCGGGCGCTGCCCGGCCTGCCGGGCGAGGAGCGCGCGCTCAAGCTCGAACTCAAGCTGCTGGCCGACGTGGGCCTGCTGGGCTTCCCCAATGCCGGCAAGAGCACGTTCATCCGCGCGGTGTCCGCGGCGACGCCGAAGGTGGCGGACTATCCGTTCACCACGCTCTACCCGAACCTGGGCGTGGTCAGCGTGGAAGCGCACCGCAGCTTCGTGATCGCCGACATCCCCGGGCTGATCGAGGGCGCGGCCGACGGCGCCGGCCTGGGCGCGCAGTTCCTGCGCCACCTGCAGCGCACCCGCCTGCTGCTGCACCTGGTGGACATCGCCCCGATGGAGGGCGGCGTGGAAGGCGTCAATCCCGCCGAGCAGGTCCGGGCGATCGAGCGCGAGCTTGAAAAGCATGATCCGGAGCTGCTGGCCAAACCGCGGTGGCTCGTGCTCAACAAGGCCGACCTGCTGCTGGAAGAGGAGCAGCAGGCCGCCGCGCAGGCCATCGTCGACGAGCTGGGCTGGAAGGACCGCTGGTACCTGGTGTCCGCCATCGGCCGCGAGAACACCTGGCCGATCATGAAGGACGTCATGGCCTTCTTCGATTCGCTGAAGGAAGCCGCGCAGGAAGCCGCCAACGAAGCGGCCTATCGCGCCGGCGAATGACAGCGGGCGCCGATTCCGTGGAGGTTCCGGAAGGGCGGGCGCCCGGCGCGCCCCGCCTGCCTGGCTGCGCGCCGGTGTCGGTCGCGGCGGTCAGGCCGGCCACAGGCGTGCTGACCACGAGCGTGCTGACCACAGACGTGCCGGCCTCATCCGTGCGGGAATCCGCGGAAGCGGCAGCCGTCAATTTCCAAACTGCAGAAAGCAAAAACCCGGCCGAAGCCGGGTTCTGCGTGTCGACCGGAGCGTGGGGCTCAGGCGGCGACGGACAGCGCCTTGATGCGCGCGGTCAGACGGCTCTTGTGACGGGCAGCCTTGTTCTTGTGGATCAGGCCGCGCGAGCTGAAGCGGTCGAGAATCGGCTGCGCCACGTCGAAGGCCGCCTTGGCGCCAGTGGCGTCGTTGGCGTCGAGTGCCTTGAGCACCTTCTTGACGGCGGTACGCAGCATCGAACGCTGAGCGGCGTTGCGGGCATTGCGCACGACGGTCTGCTTGGCGCGCTTCTTGGCGGACTTGATATTGGCCACGACAGGGATCCTGGAAACTGGGTGTTGAAGAAGAAGGGTTTTGGGTCAATCAGACAGAAAATTATGGGCGATTCAGTAGCTTGCGTCAACAGCCGGGTTCGCCCCGGTGCGGGGGAGGGCCGGGCCCGGCATCCGGAACCGGTCCGGGAAGCAGCCAATCAGGCCCCCGTAGCGGTCATTTTCGCGGATCTGGGCCCCGGAAGCCCGATACAGGCGGTCCCGGCATGAGCCGCGGCATGCTCCGCTCGACCGTCGTGTTCAGCACGATGACCTTCCTCTCGCGGATCGCCGGGTTCGTCCGCGACTGGCTGCAGGCCAGCATGTTCGGCACCAGCGCGGCGGTCAGCGCCTTCGTGGTCGCCTACCGGATCCCGAACTACCTGCGCCGGATTTTCGCCGAGGGCTCGTTCTCCTCCGCCTTCGTGCCGGTCCTGTCGGAGCTCAAGCAGCGCGGCGACGAGGCGGCCCTGCAGGATTTCCTCGACC
This genomic interval carries:
- the cgtA gene encoding Obg family GTPase CgtA yields the protein MKLVDEAEIQVTAGDGGNGCIGFRREKFIPLGGPDGGDGGEGGSVWLLADENLNTLVDFRHQKTFRARRGENGMGRQMYGKAGDDLTITVPVGTVVTNVETDEVIGDLTQHGDRLLVAKGGKGGLGNMHFKSSINRSPRRALPGLPGEERALKLELKLLADVGLLGFPNAGKSTFIRAVSAATPKVADYPFTTLYPNLGVVSVEAHRSFVIADIPGLIEGAADGAGLGAQFLRHLQRTRLLLHLVDIAPMEGGVEGVNPAEQVRAIERELEKHDPELLAKPRWLVLNKADLLLEEEQQAAAQAIVDELGWKDRWYLVSAIGRENTWPIMKDVMAFFDSLKEAAQEAANEAAYRAGE
- the rplU gene encoding 50S ribosomal protein L21, with translation MYAVVLTGGKQYRVMKGETLRVELLDVEAGSELKLDNVLMLGDGESIKIGDALKGASVTAKVIGHGRADKVRIVKFRRRKHHRKQMGHRQHYTEIEITGIAG
- the rpmA gene encoding 50S ribosomal protein L27 — translated: MAHKKGVGSSRNGRDSNPKYLGVKIYGGQAIEAGNIIVRQRGTNFHPGMGVGLGRDHTLFALVDGKVEFSTKGPKKRRTVSVVAA
- a CDS encoding copper chaperone PCu(A)C, with the translated sequence MKILRTLALVLCTLLALPACARDCAPQVREGWVRLMPVAMPMMAGFGRIDNPCATPVTIVGVSSPSFGEVSLHETRIVGGVSRMRAVPELRIAPQGSAVLKPGGLHLMLMSPGAPLKEGSRVAVEFRLKDGGVLRGELEARRPAD
- a CDS encoding acyl-CoA thioesterase, yielding MSAPALAPQGRPALFRMPVALRWRDLDAFNHVNNSNFLTYLEEARIRWFASWDGEWVNDAMAPLLAAVQLNYRLPIPYPSDVVVELFTDRIGGSSVTIGHRIVSADGATLYCDGHVVVVWIGRENQRPIPLPDAVRAAMERPAG
- the rpsT gene encoding 30S ribosomal protein S20: MANIKSAKKRAKQTVVRNARNAAQRSMLRTAVKKVLKALDANDATGAKAAFDVAQPILDRFSSRGLIHKNKAARHKSRLTARIKALSVAA
- the uvrA gene encoding excinuclease ABC subunit UvrA; this encodes MALDFIRIRGARTHNLKNIDLDLPREKLIVITGLSGSGKSSLAFDTIYAEGQRRYVESLSAYARQFLSVMEKPDVDHIEGLSPAIAIEQKATSHNPRSTVGTITEIYDYLRLLYARVGTPRCPDHHYPLEAQTVSQMVDQVLALDPEQRYMLLAPVVRERKGEHAQIFEQLRAQGYVRVRVDGTLHEIDAVPPLALRVKHTIEAVIDRFKPREDLKQRLAESFETALKLGDGMAAVYSLDKPEADPQLFSSKYSCPVCDYSLPELEPRLFSFNSPVGACPTCDGLGVAQFFDPGRVVIHPELSLSAGAVRGWDRRNAYYFALIQSLAKHYRFSVDTHWQSLTQAQRDAVLFGSGDELINFTYTSESGSRHQRKHRFEGIVPNLERRYKETESAAVREELAKYISERACTECGGARLNRAARNVFVAERPLPQLVVLPIDEALSFFKSLNLPGWRGEIAVKIVKEITDRLRFLVDVGLDYLTLERKADSLSGGEAQRIRLASQIGAGLVGVMYVLDEPSIGLHQRDNERLLGTLTRLRDLGNTVIVVEHDEDAIRLADYVVDIGPGAGVHGGEIVAQGQLADILKGPRSLTGQYLSGKKRIEIPSKRHKPDPKTTFHLHGATGNNLKDVDLAIPASLFTCITGVSGSGKSTLINDTLFALAANELNGASHTPAPHRSHENLDLWDKVVDIDQSPIGRTPRSNPATYTGLFTPLREMFAQVPESRARGYSPGRFSFNVRGGRCEACQGDGLIKVEMHFLPDVYVPCDVCHGKRYNRETLEILYKGYNINDVLEMTVEDALNLFEAIPSISRKLETLMDVGLSYIKLGQSATTLSGGEAQRVKLSKELSRRDTGRTLYILDEPTTGLHFHDIEHLLAVLHRLRDDGNTVVVIEHNLDVIKTADWVIDLGPEGGHRGGTILATGTPETIAALPHSHTGRFLAPLLGITPGAAKDKPKARAAAPAPAKGKPATSAPAKAKAKPSKRSAA